The Fervidibacillus albus genome contains a region encoding:
- a CDS encoding ABC transporter transmembrane domain-containing protein: protein MKVFILLRWFFKQERKAYLLGIGILLSVAILQLVPPKIIGIVADEIGARTLTPMGLFGWIILLIITGFILYGLRYYWRIYIFGSAVKLAKLLRSDLYTHFTKMSANFYQKKRIGDLMAHATNDIQAVQQTAGAGILTLVDSIATGGFVIIAMATTISWKLTLISLLPMPLIALLTNWYGTKLHKRFRIAQEAFSSLNDKTQESIAGMKVIKTFGQEKENIESFRKQSEDVVQKNINVAKIDSLYDPTISVVVGLSFFLSIGFGAKFVVDGELTIGELIAFNTYLGMLIWPMLAFGWFFNIVERGYASYNRILSLLEEKADVKDTDEAIEMVPQGRIEYAVNRFSYPNSDKVTLENVHFSIKRGQTLGIAGKTGSGKTTILKLLIREFEGFEGVVKIGGVPIQHMKLDSYRRAFGYVPQDHFLFSTTIKENIAFANPDTSMEDIEEAAKIASIHEDILSFPNGYMTVVGERGVSLSGGQKQRISIARALLLDPEILILDDALSSVDAKTEEGILSALKNNRQGKTTIITSHRFSAIQHADLILVIENGKIIEKGTHDELMENRGWYRDMYEQQQLEMEVKRG, encoded by the coding sequence ATGAAAGTGTTTATTCTTTTGCGTTGGTTTTTTAAACAAGAACGGAAAGCGTATTTACTCGGAATTGGCATATTACTTTCCGTAGCGATTTTGCAACTCGTTCCCCCTAAAATCATCGGAATCGTTGCTGATGAGATCGGAGCGCGTACGTTGACACCAATGGGTTTGTTCGGCTGGATTATCTTGTTGATAATAACCGGTTTCATTTTGTACGGCCTTCGATATTATTGGCGAATTTATATTTTCGGATCAGCAGTGAAATTAGCAAAGCTGTTACGTTCTGATTTATACACCCATTTTACGAAGATGTCCGCAAATTTTTATCAAAAAAAGCGCATTGGGGATTTAATGGCCCATGCAACAAACGATATTCAAGCGGTGCAGCAAACAGCTGGAGCAGGGATTTTGACCCTCGTTGATTCTATTGCAACCGGTGGATTTGTGATTATAGCTATGGCTACGACGATCAGTTGGAAATTAACACTCATTAGCTTGTTACCGATGCCGCTGATCGCACTGTTGACGAATTGGTACGGTACGAAACTACATAAGCGGTTTCGCATCGCCCAAGAAGCCTTTTCTTCATTAAATGATAAGACGCAAGAGAGCATTGCTGGGATGAAAGTTATTAAAACGTTCGGACAAGAGAAAGAAAATATTGAATCGTTCCGGAAACAATCGGAGGATGTTGTTCAGAAAAACATAAATGTTGCGAAAATCGACAGTTTATATGACCCGACTATTTCTGTTGTCGTCGGCTTATCCTTTTTCTTATCGATCGGTTTCGGTGCTAAATTTGTCGTAGATGGGGAATTGACCATCGGGGAATTAATCGCTTTTAATACGTACCTCGGGATGTTAATTTGGCCGATGTTGGCATTTGGATGGTTTTTTAATATTGTCGAACGAGGATATGCATCGTACAATCGAATTTTGTCCTTATTAGAGGAAAAGGCGGATGTGAAGGACACGGATGAGGCGATTGAAATGGTTCCCCAAGGGCGTATTGAGTATGCTGTCAATCGATTTTCCTACCCGAATAGTGATAAGGTGACATTAGAAAATGTTCATTTTTCCATCAAACGTGGGCAGACGCTCGGAATAGCAGGAAAAACCGGTTCCGGCAAGACGACGATATTAAAATTGCTTATTCGGGAGTTTGAAGGTTTTGAAGGGGTAGTGAAAATCGGTGGAGTCCCGATTCAACATATGAAACTTGATTCTTATCGAAGGGCTTTCGGTTATGTCCCTCAAGATCATTTTTTATTTTCAACGACGATTAAAGAGAATATCGCCTTTGCCAATCCTGATACTTCGATGGAAGACATAGAAGAGGCGGCAAAAATTGCTTCCATTCATGAAGATATTCTTTCCTTCCCTAACGGATACATGACCGTTGTCGGTGAACGAGGGGTCAGTTTATCTGGTGGCCAAAAGCAACGCATTTCAATTGCTCGGGCCCTTCTTTTAGATCCGGAAATTTTAATTTTAGATGATGCCTTATCGAGTGTCGATGCGAAAACGGAAGAAGGAATTTTATCCGCATTAAAGAATAATCGGCAAGGAAAAACGACGATCATTACCTCCCATCGTTTTAGTGCGATTCAACATGCAGATCTCATCCTCGTCATCGAAAATGGAAAGATAATAGAAAAAGGAACCCATGACGAATTGATGGAAAATCGAGGATGGTATCGAGACATGTATGAACAACAACAATTGGAGATGGAAGTGAAAAGGGGGTAA
- a CDS encoding ArsR/SmtB family transcription factor, with product MSVLEALSNPYRLKILSILHQERQYVSQLARVLEISRPLLYLHLKKLEEADLIRGQLELSESGKAVKYYELIPFSMTLNPDEILKFSGSLTLKNKKEQ from the coding sequence TTGTCCGTATTAGAAGCTTTATCGAATCCATATCGACTCAAGATTCTATCGATTCTCCATCAAGAAAGACAATACGTCAGTCAATTGGCCCGAGTGTTGGAAATTAGCCGACCGCTTCTCTATTTGCATTTAAAAAAATTGGAAGAAGCAGACCTCATTCGCGGCCAGTTGGAATTATCCGAATCTGGAAAGGCGGTGAAATATTACGAACTCATTCCCTTTTCCATGACGTTAAATCCTGATGAAATTTTAAAGTTTTCCGGAAGTTTAACATTAAAAAATAAAAAGGAACAATAA
- the sirA gene encoding sporulation inhibitor of replication protein SirA, translating into MDLRKYDIYVIEDAFVEYFYGREQMFFQLFKECDESETGIKEILIQQVDYITKSIPTIYIYSHIVQELGKRTDFFIKERSFLLENKRGTAELFIGRKKLSLQSSGYLDTEFIFMDCLKQLDFNFFALDLKNGRFGWLKPLKHQKIAK; encoded by the coding sequence ATGGATTTGCGGAAATACGATATATATGTAATCGAAGATGCGTTCGTTGAATATTTTTACGGAAGGGAACAAATGTTTTTCCAACTGTTTAAAGAATGCGATGAATCGGAAACGGGAATCAAGGAAATACTGATACAACAAGTGGATTACATTACGAAATCGATCCCTACGATTTACATATATTCGCATATCGTTCAGGAACTAGGAAAACGAACGGATTTTTTTATAAAAGAGCGCTCCTTCCTTTTGGAAAATAAACGGGGAACGGCGGAACTTTTCATCGGACGAAAAAAATTATCTCTCCAATCATCCGGTTACTTGGATACGGAATTTATTTTTATGGATTGTTTGAAACAGCTCGATTTTAATTTTTTTGCGCTAGACTTGAAAAACGGAAGATTCGGCTGGTTAAAACCTTTGAAACATCAAAAAATAGCAAAATGA
- a CDS encoding YneF family protein, with translation MEWWGYLIVAAALLAGIAIGFFIARKYMMDYLKKNPPINEQMIRVMMMQMGMKPSQKKINQMMNALNRQQTKS, from the coding sequence ATGGAATGGTGGGGTTATTTAATCGTTGCTGCAGCATTACTTGCAGGAATCGCCATCGGCTTTTTTATTGCGAGAAAATATATGATGGACTATTTAAAGAAAAATCCGCCCATTAACGAGCAAATGATTCGTGTCATGATGATGCAAATGGGTATGAAACCATCGCAGAAAAAAATCAACCAAATGATGAATGCACTGAACAGACAACAAACGAAATCTTAA